The genomic interval CGCCGAGTGTATTGCAGGTGCCAAATGCCAAAGAGCGAGCTATCGAATTAGGTTCACTGTCGAAAAGTTTCAATATGACTGGGTGGCGGATTGGTTATGCTGTCGGCAATGCAGAAGTTATCGAGGCACTGGCAACACTTAAGAGTAATATTGATACGAGTCAGTTTCTCCCGATTCAGAAAGCGGCAGCGGCTGCTCTTAGAAGTGACTTCTCAGCAGTAGAAGAACACAGCCGCGTATATCAAGCACGCATGGAAAAGTTGTATTCGGGTTTTCACGATTTAGGCATCTATGCTGACAAACCAAACGGCACCATCTTTCTCTGGGCACAAGTTCCTGATGGCTATTCTTCCATGGAATTTGCCAATAAATTGCTGTATGAGGCAGGGGTAATTGTGACTCCGGGGCATGCATTCGGTTCGCGTGGTGAAGGGTACTTCCGAGTAGCGCTTACCGTTGATGAAAAACGACTTGATGAAGCGATTACTCGCATGAAAAAGTTGGATATAAAGGAGGGGACCCGCCCGTGAGTATTGCAGAAACGGCACGACAAACGAAAACGATGACCGGGGCACAGGCTATTGTTGAATGCATGAAAATGGAAGGAATAGCTGATGTGTTTTGTGTTCCCGGGGAAAGTTACTTGCCACTTTTGGATGCGCTTCATGACGAAGCGTCTATTCGACTTATATCTGCCAGACATGAAAGCGGTGCAGCCTTCATGGCAGAAGCGTATGCAAAATCCAGGTTGAAGCCAGGTGTTGTGATGGCAACGCGTGGGGTCGGTGCAGCCAATTTGTCCATTGGTGTACATACGGCGTATCAGGATTCTACCCCCATGGTTGTTTTCCTTGGCCAGGTGCATAGCAATTTCCGGGGCAGGGAAGGGTTTCAGGAAGTAGATTTGGATAGATATTTCGGCCACATCGCCAAATGGACGGTGGAAGTAAAAGATGCAGACCGGATGCCGGAACTTGTACAGCGGGCGTTTCGCATGGCGCAGACCGGTCGTCCGGGGCCGGTAGTTATTTCATTGCCTGAGGATGTGCTCCCCAGTGAAGCCGCAATGACATTTGGTCCGCCTACGATCAAACCAAAGCCAGCACCATCACAAGAGGAGATTGATAGAGTTAAAGAATTGGTTTCGAAAGCTGAAAAGCCCCTCATCATCGCGGGAGGAGGAGTGAAAAGTGCCCAAGCGGAAGATGCACTCGTTACGTTTGCGGAATCCTATCATTTACCTGTCATTGCCGCATTTCGCAGGCATGACGTATTTCCGAATGATCATCCATTGTACGCCGGGCACCTCGGACTCGGAACCAATCCAAATATACTCGAAACTGTAGAAGAAGCGGATTTAATCATTGCCTTAGGTACCCGTTTGTCCGAGGTCACGACACAAGATTATAAGATAATCACTCCAGATAAACAGCTGATCCATATTGATATTAGTTATGACACGATTGGAAAAGTTTACAGCCCGGATATTGGTATTGCAGCGGATGTGAAAGAAGCATTAAAGGGATTTTCAGAAATGGAAATTCAGCCTCGCTGGACGGGGTGGGCCGACAAACGACACAAGGAATATGAGCGTGTCAGCCATATAGATATTTCGCATAATGACGTCATCAACAAGCATATAATGGCAATGTTGAACAACACACTGCCGGAAGATGCACTTCTTACCAATGACGCCGGTAATTTCGCAGGCTGGCTCCATGCCTATTATACATTTACGAAAAAACATACGTATGTCGGGCCAACATCCGGTGCCATGGGATATGGAATGCCGGCAGCACTCGGGGCAAAACTTGCTTTTCCGAAAAAGCCTGTGGTGGCACTCTCGGGCGACGGCGGTTTCATGATGACGGTACAAGAACTGGAGACAGCCGTTCGACATCATATTCCTGTTATATGTGTTGTGTTTAATAATCAGATGTATGGAACGATTCGCATGCATCAGGAAATACATTATCCGGAGAAAGTCATCGGTACTGACTTAGGTAATGTTTCTTTTGCCGATTTGGCGGCGAGCGTCGGCGCGGACGGACACACCGCGGACACACCTGGGGAATTTGCCCAAGTGCTAGAAACGGCGATGAAAACGGAACGGCCGACTGTCATAGAAGTTTTTACTAATAAAGAACAAATTTCCGTTTCGTCCACGATTACTCAAATACGTAATCGTGTTCAAGAATAAAAATCATTATAGGAGGGGTCTTGCATGGCTGAAACATTGCTTGAAGCAAAGAAGCTGAATAATTTTATTGGTGGAGACTGGGTGGAGTCAAACGATTCAACTGAAGTGATCAACCCCGCAAACGGGGAAACGATTGTGCAGGTGCCACTATCTGATGGTAGTACAGTCGATAAAGCGGTAGAAGTTGCCAAAAAGGCACAGAAGGACTGGGCTAAGGTTCCCGCACCACAACGGGCTGAAGTCATGCTTGAAGCGGGCAATCTGATGAAGCAGCGTAAAGAACGATTGGCACGGCTTCTAACAATGGAAAACGGGAAAGTGTTGGAAGAGGCTCGCGGAGAAGTGCAGGAAGGTATTGACATGGCTTTTTACATGGCTGGAGAGGGCCGGCGGTTGTTTGGCCATACGACACCAGCAGAGCTTCCGAATAAATTTTCCATGAGTCAGCGCTGCCCTGTCGGCGTAGTTGGGATCATCACCCCGTGGAACTTCCCAATTGCCATCGCAACATGGAAGTCATTCCCGGCTATCGTTGCAGGTAACGCGGTTATTTGGAAGCCAGCGACAGAAACCCCAATTATGGCGTATGAACTGGCCAAGATTTTTGAGGATGCCGGTTTGCCTAAAGGTGTCTTGAACGTTGTGTACGGCAAAGGTTCGGCAGTCGGGGATGCGATGGTGCACCATGGAGACATCCGTGTTATTTCATTTACCGGTTCCGATGTTACCGGGCGCAATATTGCCAGTGAGTGTGGGAAGCAGCTGAAAAAAGTTTCTTTGGAAATGGGCGGAAAAAATGCGGTCATTGTTATGGATGATGCTGATTTGGACCTGGCTGCGGAAGGGATCATTTGGAGTGCGTACGGTACAAGCGGCCAACGCTGTACAGCTGCGAGCAGGGTTATCGTACATGAAGACGTGAAAGAACGCTTGGAAGAGCGGATTCTAGCTGGAATTGAGAAATTGACAATCGGTGATGGACTTGATGAAACAAATAAAGTCGGTCCGATTATTAACAAGGCCGGTCTCGAAAAAATTCAAAAATACATCCAGATCGGTAAAGAAGAAGGCGCCAAGCTAGTTGCCGGAGGATATGTACTAGAAGACGGCGATTTCGCCAAAGGGCATTATTTTGCACCGACCTTGTTCACGGATGCGAAGCCAGATATGCGCATTGCCCAGGAAGAGATTTTTGGTCCGGTTCTTTCATTGATTCCAGTGAAGAGTTTTGAGGAAGCGATTGAAGTGAACAATGGTGTTTCCTACGGGTTGTCCAGCTCTATTTTCACAACCGATGCGAATCGTGTGTTCCAGGCACAGCGCGATCTTGACACTGGTATTGTTTATGTGAATGCCGGTACAACCGGGGCGGAAATCCATCTCCCATTTGGTGGAACAAAAGGAACAGGGAATGGTCACCGTGATTCCGGTGTGCAGGCATTGGATGTGTTTACCGAATGGAAAGCTGTATACGTTGATTACAGCGGTAAACTACAGCGTGCCCAAATTGATACGGAGTAAGTAAAGCGAAAACGGAATTAAATGGTTAGCGCTGGAGGGCAGTCCGGTTATGCTCCTGATCCTGTGGAGGACCGGACCTACCCTGCACATGGGCAATATACTCTACAGGGAGTGGGGATTATATGAAAATAGGTGTTCTAGGTTCAGGACTAATGGGGAAAGAAGCAGCAAGAGACTTAGCTGCAAGTGAAGGTGTTACGGCAGTGGGGCTTGCCGATATTGATTTCCAACGTGCACAGGAAGTTTGCAATCAGTTGCATTCACCTAAGTTGACAGCCTATCAGGTGAATGCCAAGGATAAACAGGACCTCGGCAGCTATATGCGACAGTTTGATGTCATTATCAACGCACTATTTTATTCTTTTAATGAAATGGTAGCAGAGACGGCGATTGAGGTTGGTGTTCATTCCGTCGATCTGGGTGGTCATATTGGTCATATTACCGATAAGGTGCTGGAACTGAAAGAAGACGCGCAGGCTGCGGATGTTACACTTATTCCTGATTTGGGTGTTGCCCCAGGTATGATCAACATTTTATCCGGCTATGGTGCAAGTAAATTAGATAAACCGGAAGAAATTAAACTGTACGTTGGCGGCATTCCTGTCCATCCAGCGCCACCGCTTGAATACAATCACGTTTTCTCGATGGAAGGTGTTTTTGATCACTATACAGACCCGGCGCTAATTATCCGTGACGGGGTGAAGCAGGAAATCGCTTCATTGAGTGAAGTGGAGCGCATCCATTTTGAAAAATTCGGTCCACTCGAGGCATTCCATACATCTGGTGGGACATCCACGCTATCTATATCCTATCCCAATTTAAAAACACTTGAATATAAAACAATTCGCTATCCGGGGCATGCGGAGAAGTTTCAACTGCTTGTTGACTTGAATTTGACACGAGCTGATTATACAGTTGATATAAATGGTGAACAGGTCAGTCCACGTGACGTGTTCTTGAAAGTGCTAGATCCTATTGTAGAACTGGGTGACAAAGACGACGTTGTTCTGTTGCGAGTAAAAGTTGGTGGTGAAAAAGCCGGGAGCCCGGAAACTCATGTATTTGAAATGACTACTTATAAAGATAGAGAAAACAATGTCACAGCAATGGCGCGGGCGACAGCTAACTCTATCTCGGTGGTGGCACAGATGATTGCAAATGGTACCATTACCAAACGGGGGGTTTATCCGCCTGAGCAGATTGTTCCGGGGAAGACGTACATTAATGAAATGGCCAAACGTGGTGTGAATATTTACGAATCAGTCGGTGAGGAAAAATCGCACGTTAAAAGCTGACTAAGGGTGAGAGACTGCTTTTGTACAGCAGTCTCCCACGCTAATAAGAACAAGGACGGGCAGCAAGGAGAAATAAAAATGAATCAAAGTGTATTAAAAGCATTAACACTGCTTG from Lentibacillus cibarius carries:
- a CDS encoding aldehyde dehydrogenase family protein; translation: MAETLLEAKKLNNFIGGDWVESNDSTEVINPANGETIVQVPLSDGSTVDKAVEVAKKAQKDWAKVPAPQRAEVMLEAGNLMKQRKERLARLLTMENGKVLEEARGEVQEGIDMAFYMAGEGRRLFGHTTPAELPNKFSMSQRCPVGVVGIITPWNFPIAIATWKSFPAIVAGNAVIWKPATETPIMAYELAKIFEDAGLPKGVLNVVYGKGSAVGDAMVHHGDIRVISFTGSDVTGRNIASECGKQLKKVSLEMGGKNAVIVMDDADLDLAAEGIIWSAYGTSGQRCTAASRVIVHEDVKERLEERILAGIEKLTIGDGLDETNKVGPIINKAGLEKIQKYIQIGKEEGAKLVAGGYVLEDGDFAKGHYFAPTLFTDAKPDMRIAQEEIFGPVLSLIPVKSFEEAIEVNNGVSYGLSSSIFTTDANRVFQAQRDLDTGIVYVNAGTTGAEIHLPFGGTKGTGNGHRDSGVQALDVFTEWKAVYVDYSGKLQRAQIDTE
- a CDS encoding thiamine pyrophosphate-binding protein, producing the protein MSIAETARQTKTMTGAQAIVECMKMEGIADVFCVPGESYLPLLDALHDEASIRLISARHESGAAFMAEAYAKSRLKPGVVMATRGVGAANLSIGVHTAYQDSTPMVVFLGQVHSNFRGREGFQEVDLDRYFGHIAKWTVEVKDADRMPELVQRAFRMAQTGRPGPVVISLPEDVLPSEAAMTFGPPTIKPKPAPSQEEIDRVKELVSKAEKPLIIAGGGVKSAQAEDALVTFAESYHLPVIAAFRRHDVFPNDHPLYAGHLGLGTNPNILETVEEADLIIALGTRLSEVTTQDYKIITPDKQLIHIDISYDTIGKVYSPDIGIAADVKEALKGFSEMEIQPRWTGWADKRHKEYERVSHIDISHNDVINKHIMAMLNNTLPEDALLTNDAGNFAGWLHAYYTFTKKHTYVGPTSGAMGYGMPAALGAKLAFPKKPVVALSGDGGFMMTVQELETAVRHHIPVICVVFNNQMYGTIRMHQEIHYPEKVIGTDLGNVSFADLAASVGADGHTADTPGEFAQVLETAMKTERPTVIEVFTNKEQISVSSTITQIRNRVQE
- a CDS encoding saccharopine dehydrogenase family protein → MKIGVLGSGLMGKEAARDLAASEGVTAVGLADIDFQRAQEVCNQLHSPKLTAYQVNAKDKQDLGSYMRQFDVIINALFYSFNEMVAETAIEVGVHSVDLGGHIGHITDKVLELKEDAQAADVTLIPDLGVAPGMINILSGYGASKLDKPEEIKLYVGGIPVHPAPPLEYNHVFSMEGVFDHYTDPALIIRDGVKQEIASLSEVERIHFEKFGPLEAFHTSGGTSTLSISYPNLKTLEYKTIRYPGHAEKFQLLVDLNLTRADYTVDINGEQVSPRDVFLKVLDPIVELGDKDDVVLLRVKVGGEKAGSPETHVFEMTTYKDRENNVTAMARATANSISVVAQMIANGTITKRGVYPPEQIVPGKTYINEMAKRGVNIYESVGEEKSHVKS